Within uncultured Roseibium sp., the genomic segment TTTGACACCCGTTGGTTAACGCGAGTGAGATGACTTTACCGATTGGGAGGGAAGATTTTAAGCCGTCCGGCGTCAACCGAACTTCGACCAGATAAAGGAAATGAGCGCAGGCACCAGCAGGAACGGCAGGGCGATACCGAAGGCATAGGCGATCCACATATCCGACTGGACCACGCACCAGCCGAACAGACACTCAACCCCGAAAAAAGGCAGCGCCTGAAGAACCACGACGGCCGCCACCCAGATGAAAAGCGGCAATGGACCATCTTCGGTCGGACCGCCACCATCGTTGGGAAACTCGGGAAGGCCGCCGTACACGGGTTTGTCCTCAGTCGACCCGGGTCGGATCGAAATCGCTTGGCGAAAGCCGCTTGGCATGCAGAAGATGCTGCAGAGTGAAGGTAATCGACAAGGCGTCGTCAAGCGCGTCATGACCGTTGAGCGGCGGGTGAGCGATCCCGAAATAATCCGCGAGCTGTCCGCTGTTGGTCTTCTGGATATCTTCATAGGGCATCCCGGCCTTCAGAAGCAGACGGCTGGCATTTCCGAACCGATTGGCGGGAAGGATCGGCTCGATACCCGCGACGTAGCAGCTGATACCCATCAGGTTGAGTTCGTCCTTTCCCCATGCCCACATGCAGGCAGGACCGGCAAATCCGGCCAGGCGGTCGATCGCCGATTTGAGCGATATACCCTCTTGTCTGACCGTTTCCTGGGAAATACCGGTCAGGTCGATGAAATAGGGATCCAGAGTGCATTCACGGCCAAAGCGGTCGACCGGCGTCACGTAGATCTTTTCCGTCTCCAGGATCGGGAAGTCCCCTTCCAGGCCCAATTTGACCGCGCCGATCTGGACCACGATGGGATCCGGGTCCAGGGGGCCGGCCCAGTAACGTTTCTGGGCCCCTTCCATCGTCAGATATTCGCAATCATACAAAACGGCGCTTTGCATCGTCATTCTTCCCATCCCGCGGCAACATGAATAGCAGCAGCAGTAGCGCCGGGACGCAACCGGCATGTGAAACGACGCGTGGCCGGCCGGACCGTCTCACACAACAAAAAAGCGCGCTGCCATGCGGAAGCGCGCTTTTCGATCATCTGATTTCGCAAAACCGCTTAGGCGAGAGCGCCCTGGGCCTTGTCAACCAGAGCCTTGAAGGCATCCGGCTGGTGGATCGCCAGATCCGACAGCACCTTGCGGTCGACTTCGATGCCGGCCTTGTTCAGGCCATCGATGAACCGGCCGTAGGTCAGGCCGTGCTCACGGGTGGCGGCATTGATGCGCTGGATCCAGAGCGAGCGGAAATTCCGCTTCCGAACCTTGCGGTCGCGATAGGCGTACTGGCCTGCCTTTTCGACGGCCTGCTTGGCAACGCGGATGGTGTTCTTGCGGCGGCCGTAGTAGCCCTTGGCAGCCTTCAGAACCTTCTTGTGACGTGCATGGGCTGTTACGCCCCTTTTAACGCGCGACATATGTGAACTCCTTCAAAGACTGGCTAATTACGCGTAAGGCAGGAACTGCTTCACGATCTTCGCATCCTGATCGCTCAGCGTGGTGGTGCCACGGGCGTTGCGGATGAACTTGGTCGTGCGCTTGATCATGCCATGACGCTTGCCGGCCTGCGCGGTCTTCACCTTGCCGGTCGCGGTCAGTTTGAAGCGCTTCTTGGCTCCAGACTTGGTCTTCAGCTTGGGCATTTTGCATCCTTTCATTGGCGCGAACCGGTTCCCCGGCCGCTTCGTTCTTGGTGCATCGAGAGGTCGCCACGGCATGCCCTGTGTTTTCAGGGCCGGATTGACGTTTCCGTCCGAAGACTTGAACGCGCAAAGCCATGCCCCAAAGAGCCGGACGACTCTGGACCGGGGGCTTATAAGCGCGCTGACCGTTTCATGCAACCGGATTCTCGGGAATAATGCGCGGTAAGCGGCGACTTCAGGCCGGATAATCCCGATGGCCGAAGATGGCCGACCCGACGCGAACATGGGTCGCACCGAAACTGACGGCCGTTTCGTAATCGGATGACATGCCCATGGAAAGCCGGGACAGCCCGTTGCGCTCCGCGATCTTTCTGAGCAGGGCGAAATGCGGTCCGGGGGCATCCTCGACCGGTGGAATACACATCAGACCGGTGATGTTCAGACCGATCTCGTCCCGGCAGAAGGCTACAAAGGCATCCGTCTCCCCGGGCGCGATACCCGCCTTCTGGGGCTCCTCTCCGGTGTTGACCTGGATGAAGCACGGCAGATGCCGGTCTTGCTTGTCCATTTCCGCCTTGAGCGCCTTGGCGATCTTTTCGCGGTCGATCGTATGGATGACGTCGAAGGTCTGGACCGCTTCCTTCGCCTTGTTGGATTGCAGCGGGCCGATCAGATGAAGCTCGATACCCTCATACTCTTCCCGCAGGCCCGGCCATTTGCCCATGGCTTCCTGCACCCGGTTCTCGCCGAAGACCCGTTGGCCGGCATCGAGGACAGGGCGAATATCTTCAGCCGGAAAGGTCTTGGACACCGCGATCAGGGTTGTTTCTCCCTGCTTGCGGCCGAATTCCGCTTCCGCCTTGCGAATGTCGGACAGCACGTTCTGCAACCGGTCGCCCGCTGTTTCCGTCATTTCGCGTCTCCAATTCATCGGTACGTATCAGGTTCTGATAGGCGCTGCCGGTATAGAATTGCAAGCTTGGCGTCCGCTGCCGCCAGGAACAGGCCATTTCCGGCCCGTTTTTACCGTAGCATGTTGACCGGAGCCGAAATTTCTGATGACAGTCCGGCAACCACTTTCGAAGAACCAAGCGCCTTCCCAAGCAGCGCGAGAAAACGGCAATATTGATGGCAACGGAACGCTATAACGCACGCGACGTCGAGGCGCGCTGGCAAAAAACATGGAACGATAAAGACGTCTTCGTCACCAACAACGACGATCCGCGCGACAAATACTACGTCCTGGAAATGTTCCCGTATCCGTCGGGCCGCATCCACATGGGCCATGTGCGCAACTATGCCATGGGCGATGTCGTTGCCCGCTACAAACGCGCCAGGGGCTTCAACGTTCTCCATCCCATGGGCTGGGACGCCTTCGGCATGCCGGCGGAAAACGCAGCCATGCAGAACAAGGTCCATCCCAAGGACTGGACCTATGAGAACATCGCCTTCATGCGCGACCAGCTCAAGATCATGGGCCTGTCGCTCGACTGGAGCCGCGAGTTCGCCACCTGCGACGTCGAATACTACACCCAGCAGCAGCGCCTGTTCCTGCAGTTCCTGGAAGCCGGGCTCGTCTACCGCAAGAATGCCAAGGTGAACTGGGACCCGGTCGACATGACCGTGCTCGCCAACGAGCAGGTTATCGACGGCCGCGGCTGGCGCTCCGGGGCCCTGGTGGAACAGCGCGAACTGACCCAGTGGTTCTTCAAGATCTCCGATTACTCGGAAGACCTGCTGGAAGCGCTCGACACCCTTGACCGCTGGCCGGA encodes:
- a CDS encoding exonuclease, producing MTMQSAVLYDCEYLTMEGAQKRYWAGPLDPDPIVVQIGAVKLGLEGDFPILETEKIYVTPVDRFGRECTLDPYFIDLTGISQETVRQEGISLKSAIDRLAGFAGPACMWAWGKDELNLMGISCYVAGIEPILPANRFGNASRLLLKAGMPYEDIQKTNSGQLADYFGIAHPPLNGHDALDDALSITFTLQHLLHAKRLSPSDFDPTRVD
- the rplT gene encoding 50S ribosomal protein L20; its protein translation is MSRVKRGVTAHARHKKVLKAAKGYYGRRKNTIRVAKQAVEKAGQYAYRDRKVRKRNFRSLWIQRINAATREHGLTYGRFIDGLNKAGIEVDRKVLSDLAIHQPDAFKALVDKAQGALA
- the rpmI gene encoding 50S ribosomal protein L35; amino-acid sequence: MPKLKTKSGAKKRFKLTATGKVKTAQAGKRHGMIKRTTKFIRNARGTTTLSDQDAKIVKQFLPYA
- a CDS encoding YggS family pyridoxal phosphate-dependent enzyme, giving the protein MTETAGDRLQNVLSDIRKAEAEFGRKQGETTLIAVSKTFPAEDIRPVLDAGQRVFGENRVQEAMGKWPGLREEYEGIELHLIGPLQSNKAKEAVQTFDVIHTIDREKIAKALKAEMDKQDRHLPCFIQVNTGEEPQKAGIAPGETDAFVAFCRDEIGLNITGLMCIPPVEDAPGPHFALLRKIAERNGLSRLSMGMSSDYETAVSFGATHVRVGSAIFGHRDYPA